The nucleotide sequence GGAATTTAGAAACAGAAATGATAGATGCTATACTATACTCAAATAGCCCAGATGACGCTCCAAATCACATAAGAGCATCATCTATAGCACTTAAAATCATAAAAAATAGCGTTAATATATTTGGTATATTGAGTGATGAGAATATACAAAGCACATTGACACTTCTTGATACTTATGGATTAGAACAAGCTAAATTTATAGATGCGGTTAAAAAAGTAAAAGGGTGAAAGAGTTTTTAAACGCTCTTGCAAATGGCGTAGATGATAAATTTATAAAAATAGACGAACGAGAGATTCTGCGAGTACTCGAGCAGATAAAAGCTGTTAAAAAGCATAAAAACAAATTCTACTTAAACGATGGATACGTCTGCGGTAAGCTTGATATAAGCAGTGGGGGTACGGGATTTTTGATGCCGTATGATGCGCGTTTCAAGCAAGATATAATAATAGAAAATCGAGATTTAAACGGTGCTCATTTTGGTGATATAGTATTAGCAAAATTAACAAAATCTAAAAAATCCAGACTTCACGCAACAATGATAGCAGTTTTAGCTATGGCAAATGAGACAAGCGTAGTTTATACCAAAAAATTCGGTCAAGTCATAATGGGAGTAAGTATCCCAAATGCTCTTACTATAGCACTTAAAGCCAGTCAAAAATCCTTAAAAGAACTACCGATAGGAACTGTTTTAAAAATCAATAATCTAGATAATGATATAACAGAAGTTTTAGGTGTATTAAGCGATCCATCGATAGATGAAAAAATCTCATTAGCAATCTATAATAAAAAAAATCTTTTCCCAAAAATATGTGAAAACGAAGCAAAAAGTTTTGGAGATAGCGTAGATAAAAGTATGTATCCAAATAGAGTGGATTTAACAAATTTACCGTTTTGCACGATAGATCCTGTTGATGCGAAAGATTTTGACGATGCTATTTATTATGACGTGAAAAATCGAACCATATATGTAGCTATAGCCGATGTTAGCGAATACGTAGCTGCTTATAGCGGTATAGATAAAGAGGCTAAATTTAGAGGATTTTCCATATATTTTCCTCATATCGCCATTCCTATGTTACCAAGAGCGCTTAGTGAAAATATCTGCTCTTTAAAACCAAATTGCAATAGGCTAGCTTTTGTATTTAAAATATCTTTAGATGAGAGTTTAGAACCTGTGAAAGAGGAGCTTTTTGAAGCTGTTATTCACTCTAAAAAACGATTTAACTATGATGAAGTAGATGAAATTTTGGCTTTAAATTTAAAAGCGGACGATGAGATACAAGAGTGGATTTTGCCACTATTTGAGACTGCTAAAAAGCTTAAATTTAAAAGATTGCAAAATGGATTTGACTTTAGAAGCAAAGAACTTAGAATGAGCATTTCTCCAAATGGAGATATCTTGAAAACAGCGTATGAAAAAGAGACTCCTTCTCACTCTCTTATAGAAGATTGTATGCTTTTAGCAAATAAAGCCGCCGCAAAAAAAATAAATCACGGTATATTTAGAAACCACGCTCCAGCCGATCTTAAAAAGATAAACACGCTTTTAGACGATCTAGCAGTTCTTGGCATAGAAGCTACTTATGAAAGCGATCTAGTAGCACTAATATCCAAAATCCAAACTCAAGCAGATAGTTTAAATATCAGAGAAGACGTCGATAAACTCATCATAAAAGCACAAAAAAGAGCAGAATACGCAAGCAAGCCAACTGGACATTTTGGTTTAGGATTTGATCTGTATTCTCATTTTACAAGTCCGATTAGGCGTTATTCTGATCTTATTTTACATAGACTTTTAAAAGCAAATTTAGCAAATAACGCAAAACTTTTCAACTATCTTCTTTTGGATATAGAAGGAGTTTGTAGGGGGCTAAACGAACTTGAACGCGAAGCTGATAGAGTAGCGTGGGATTTTATGGATAGAAAATTTGCAAGATGGGCTGAAAATCATATCGATGAAGTATTTCGCTGCTATATAAGTGAAGTTGGCAACCAAACAATAGCTAAATTAGACGACGAAATCAAAGGAGCGAGAATATACATAGAAAACTTTACTTGCTCACTTCTTGCTTCTGTTATGGTGCAGATAAAAGAAGTCGATATACCAAACGCAAAAATCATAGGAAAAGTAGTACAAAAACTAGATGTATAAAAAAGAGTTTCAAAATCTACTAAATTCTAATAGATTGCCAAACTATTTTTTACTTTTTGGCAATGAAGAGTATCAAGTAGAAATTTTTGCTAAAGAGTTTATTTCTAAATTTAAAAAAGAAAATTTGCTTAGTTTGTACTTTGATGAGTATGATTTTGGTATTGCAAAGTCGCATTTAATGGAGTCATCGTTATTTTGCGATTCAAGTACGCTACATATAAAAACAGATAAAAAAATACCAGCAAAAGAGTTAAAATACCTGATAGATCTGTGTAAAAAAAATGCAAATAACGCATTTATATATGAGCTGCACGAAGGCGATATGAAGACCATTTTTGATACTAAAAAAGTATTTGGTGAAAATTTTGTTAGATTTTTTGCGCCAAATACTCCAGCTGAAGGCGTTAGTTTGCTTATGTATCACGCTGAAAAACTTGGACTAAATATACAAACATCTGCGCTTTATCAAATTTATAGTTTGCAAAATGAAAGCTTATATCTTGCTAGCAGCGAGTTAAATAAATTAGCAAATTTAACCAAAACTATCAATGACGATAGTGTAAAAAAGTTAGTTTTTAGTTTAAATGGGGTTAGTTTTGAACTATTTTTTAATAAACTTATCGCTTTACAAAACATAAAAGATGATTATTTTAGTTATACGAATGATTCAAATTTCAATGAAATTGCACTGATAAACTCGCTATATTCATCTTTTTTTAGACTATTTAAGATACAAACCTATGTTAAAATCAATGGTAAATTTGATATAGAAAAAGCTATAGGATACACTCCGCCTCCGACCATTTTAAATCAGATAAAATCACAAGCCCTTAGCATAAAAACGGAGTTATATATGGATATTTTTATGAAATTAAACTCTATAGAGTATGATATAAAAACAAAAAAAGATATAGATAAAGAGTGTTTTTTGCTATCGTCTATCTTATCCATACAAAATTTAATTGCAAAAAACAGCAAATCTTAAGCAAGA is from Campylobacter fetus subsp. testudinum 03-427 and encodes:
- the rnr gene encoding ribonuclease R (Pfam matches to PF00773.15 RNB, and to PF08206.7 OB_RNB) — encoded protein: MKEFLNALANGVDDKFIKIDEREILRVLEQIKAVKKHKNKFYLNDGYVCGKLDISSGGTGFLMPYDARFKQDIIIENRDLNGAHFGDIVLAKLTKSKKSRLHATMIAVLAMANETSVVYTKKFGQVIMGVSIPNALTIALKASQKSLKELPIGTVLKINNLDNDITEVLGVLSDPSIDEKISLAIYNKKNLFPKICENEAKSFGDSVDKSMYPNRVDLTNLPFCTIDPVDAKDFDDAIYYDVKNRTIYVAIADVSEYVAAYSGIDKEAKFRGFSIYFPHIAIPMLPRALSENICSLKPNCNRLAFVFKISLDESLEPVKEELFEAVIHSKKRFNYDEVDEILALNLKADDEIQEWILPLFETAKKLKFKRLQNGFDFRSKELRMSISPNGDILKTAYEKETPSHSLIEDCMLLANKAAAKKINHGIFRNHAPADLKKINTLLDDLAVLGIEATYESDLVALISKIQTQADSLNIREDVDKLIIKAQKRAEYASKPTGHFGLGFDLYSHFTSPIRRYSDLILHRLLKANLANNAKLFNYLLLDIEGVCRGLNELEREADRVAWDFMDRKFARWAENHIDEVFRCYISEVGNQTIAKLDDEIKGARIYIENFTCSLLASVMVQIKEVDIPNAKIIGKVVQKLDV
- the holA gene encoding DNA polymerase III, delta subunit, which encodes MYKKEFQNLLNSNRLPNYFLLFGNEEYQVEIFAKEFISKFKKENLLSLYFDEYDFGIAKSHLMESSLFCDSSTLHIKTDKKIPAKELKYLIDLCKKNANNAFIYELHEGDMKTIFDTKKVFGENFVRFFAPNTPAEGVSLLMYHAEKLGLNIQTSALYQIYSLQNESLYLASSELNKLANLTKTINDDSVKKLVFSLNGVSFELFFNKLIALQNIKDDYFSYTNDSNFNEIALINSLYSSFFRLFKIQTYVKINGKFDIEKAIGYTPPPTILNQIKSQALSIKTELYMDIFMKLNSIEYDIKTKKDIDKECFLLSSILSIQNLIAKNSKS